CTTGAAGGCGAGATCGGCAGGCCACAGCGCGGCATAGCCGACCGCGACCGAGACGAGCGCGATCACGATGGACTGGCCGATCAGGCCGGCGCGGCTGGCGCGCTTGGGCGCGAGGCGCATCAGGGCGAGCAGGCCGCCCGCCACGATCAGGACGATCCCGAGGATCGCCAGCGTCCATCTGCCCCGCATTGTCGTTTTCCCCTGCGCCCCGCCGTTCAAGCGGCGTCTGAAGCGCGGCTTTACAGCTTCGCTTTGATTGTGGTTGATAGCCTATCCGAAGGCGAAGCGCGCGCGAGGCGCGGCCCCGCAGCAGCGTGGCCGGGATTCCGATTGAGGATTCGCAAACGCCGCTAACCCTGTTATCTCCGTGCGCCCCGACGGCGCGCATCACCAGTGGAGGAGGATTCCACCCAGATAGTTGTCGATTGATCTGGTAGCTGACGAGCGGATCGGTCGGGTAACCGGCCGGTTCGAAGCCTCGTGACAAAGGCCGCCTTGGGCGGTCGAGCAATCCAGCGGGCCGTAATATGAGTGAAGTCTGAGCAGGCCTCGAAAGTGAAGATGCGGATGCCGACCCGCCTGAGATACGGGGAAGGCCGTGTGGATAGGGAAGCAATCGACGTGCGCACCTGTTTGATCCGCCGGGGTAGTGGACTCGGCACGCTGGAAGGGCGATGCGGGTAATCGGGGGAGACCCGCAGCGGGCGGAGGTCGCGTCTTCAACGTCGCAATTGGCGGCGGCCTGCAGCGGGAGTCGGACAGGGACGCGGTACCGTTGAAACCGGGTAATGCCGGCGGAGGGAAGGTCCCTGACTTCTGGTGTGCTTTCAAAGACGGTGAGGAAACAGGTGATTGGCGATGAGCCTCGAAACGCCTGAAAGGATCAGGACCCTTCAGAGAAAGCTCTATTGCAAGGCGAAGGCGGAGCCTGCCTACCGCTTCTATTTGCTCTACGACAAGATCTGCCGTGAGGACATTCTGCGCCACGCCTACGCGCTGGCCCGTGCCAATGCGGGTGCGCCTGGTGTTGACGGGGTGACCTTTGAGCAGATCGAGGCGTCGGGCGTGGAAGCATGGTTAGCGGGGCTGCGCGAGGACCTCGTTTCGAAGACGTACCGACCCGATCCGGTGCGGCGGGTGATGATCCCGAAGCCCGGGGGAGGCGAGCGCGCGCTCGGCATTCCCACGATCCGCTGTCGCGTCATTCAGACTGCCGCCAAACTCGTGTTGGAACCGATATTCGAAGCGGACTTCGAGGACAGTGCTTATGGCTATCGTCCGCGTCGCAGCGCGGTCGATGCGATCAAGGAAACGCACCGGCTGATTTGCCGGGGCTATACCGACGTGGTTGACGCCGATTTGTCGAAATATTTCGACACGATCCCGCATTCGGACCTCCTCAAATCGGTGGCCCGACGCATCGTTGACCGGCATGTGCTGTGGCTGATCAAGCTGTGGCTGCAAGCGCCGGTCGAGGAGCGGGACGGCAACGGGAAGCGGCGCATGAGTGGCGGCAAGAACAGCAAGCGCGGCACACCGCAAGGCGGTGTTGCAAGCCCGCTGCTCTCCGTCATCTATATGAACCGGTTCCTGAAGCATTGGCGATTGACCGGACGCGGCGAAGCCTTCCGCGCCCACATCGTCT
The DNA window shown above is from Bradyrhizobium sp. ISRA464 and carries:
- the ltrA gene encoding group II intron reverse transcriptase/maturase, with amino-acid sequence MSLETPERIRTLQRKLYCKAKAEPAYRFYLLYDKICREDILRHAYALARANAGAPGVDGVTFEQIEASGVEAWLAGLREDLVSKTYRPDPVRRVMIPKPGGGERALGIPTIRCRVIQTAAKLVLEPIFEADFEDSAYGYRPRRSAVDAIKETHRLICRGYTDVVDADLSKYFDTIPHSDLLKSVARRIVDRHVLWLIKLWLQAPVEERDGNGKRRMSGGKNSKRGTPQGGVASPLLSVIYMNRFLKHWRLTGRGEAFRAHIVSYADDFVILSRGYAHEALAWTKAVMTKLGLTLNEAKTSVKDARRESFDFLGYSFGPHRYRKDGHWYLGASPSKKSVQRLKAKVSDILVPGNTGCWLDVRDRLNRLLRGWSTYFGYGTRKPAYRTVDNHVYERVRGFLVRRHKVPSRGTRLFPREAVFGALGVLHLRRVHLGPPPWALH